The following nucleotide sequence is from Streptomyces bathyalis.
CCTGCTGCTGCAACTTCTGCTGACCGACAGGCCGTTCGACCGGGAGGCCGTCCGGTCGGCGCTCGCGCGCGTCACCGGCGAGACCTGAGGCGTCCGCGGGGTGTGTCTTCCGTGGGCTGAGACCGGTTGGCCCTGCCCGTGCGCGGGCCGATAACGTGCCCGGCATGACGCAAGCAGCCAGCACAGCCCGCACGACCGGCGCCGTCGGCGTCGGGCTCGCCACGATCTCCCGCGGAAGCGACGGCGAAGAGACCGTCCTCGACACCTGGTTCCCCGCCCCCGAGCTCGTCCAGGAGCCCGACGGGCCCGCCGGTAGCGAGCGCCTGAGCCCTGAGCGCGTCGCCGAGGCCCTGGGCGGGTCGGCGCCGAAGGCGCTCGGCGCCGACCCGGTGCGCGGTGTCGAGATCGTGGCCGTGCGTACGGTCATCGGTTCGCTCGACGACAAGCCGGCCGACACCCACGACGTGTATCTGCGGCTGCATCTGCTCAGCCACCGCCTCGTGCGCCCGCACGGGCTGAACCTGGAGGGCCAGTTCGGGCTGCTCGCCAACGTCGCCTGGACGAACCTCGGCCCCGTCGCAGTCGACCGGCTGGAGCAGGTGCGGCTGGCGGCACGGGCCGACGGCAAGCATCTGAGCGTCACCAGCGTCGACAAGTTCCCGCGCATGACGGACTACGTGGCGCCGAAGGGTGTGCGCATCGCCGACGCCGACCGTGCCCGGCTGGGGGCGCACCTGGCCGAGGGCACGACGGTCATGCACGAGGGCTTCATCAACTTCAACGCGGGCACCCTCGGAACGTCCATGGTGGAGGGCCGCATCAGCGCCGGCGTCGTCGTCGGCGACGGCTCCGACATCGGCGGCGGCGCCTCGATCATGGGCACGCTCTCGGGCGGCGGCAAGCAGACGATCTCCATCGGCGAGCGCTGCCTGCTCGGCGCCGAGGCCGGTATCGGCATCTCACTCGGTGACGACTGCATCGTCGAGGCCGGGCTGTACGTCACGGCCGGTACGCGGGTGTCCCTGCCCGACGGGAAGATCGTGAAGGCGCTGGAGCTCTCCGGCGCCGACAACCTGCTCTTCCGCCGCAACTCGACGACCGGAAGGGTCGAGGTCATCCAGCGCAGCGGATCGTGGGGCGGCCTGAACGAGGCGCTGCACAGCCACAATTGACCGCGAACGGCCCTCATTCGTGGGGCGGTTGGCGATCATTGCCGTGACCTGCGGTTGAGTCACGGACAGTTGTCGGCGTGGGTCACGGGTGAGTGCCCTCCCGGGGCCCAGGGCCGGGTCAGGGAGCGCGAGCGGGCAACTCGGCCCCCGATCAGGGAAGTTGGTCGGGGGCCGTTGTCGTGGGTGCTGCCCGTGCAAGCTGTGCCGGCGATCTCGCCGACGCGTGCGTCGGATGGTTGCAGCGGGGCGATGCGCTGGTCGAGAGGGCCCACCGAGGAAGGACTGACCACCTGGCCCGGGTCCCGCGCCGGGGCCGGAAGTGGGGCACGGCGACGGTGCAGACGCAACCGCCGTCGTCGGTGCACGCGTCAGTGCGCTCCCGGTCTTCGCTGCACCTGCACCGCCATCAGCGCCATGTCGTCC
It contains:
- the dapD gene encoding 2,3,4,5-tetrahydropyridine-2,6-dicarboxylate N-succinyltransferase; protein product: MTQAASTARTTGAVGVGLATISRGSDGEETVLDTWFPAPELVQEPDGPAGSERLSPERVAEALGGSAPKALGADPVRGVEIVAVRTVIGSLDDKPADTHDVYLRLHLLSHRLVRPHGLNLEGQFGLLANVAWTNLGPVAVDRLEQVRLAARADGKHLSVTSVDKFPRMTDYVAPKGVRIADADRARLGAHLAEGTTVMHEGFINFNAGTLGTSMVEGRISAGVVVGDGSDIGGGASIMGTLSGGGKQTISIGERCLLGAEAGIGISLGDDCIVEAGLYVTAGTRVSLPDGKIVKALELSGADNLLFRRNSTTGRVEVIQRSGSWGGLNEALHSHN